In one Thioclava sp. ES.031 genomic region, the following are encoded:
- the ffh gene encoding signal recognition particle protein, translating into MFESLSERLGGVFDRLTKQGALSADDVKTAMREVRVALLEADVSLPVARQFIKSVEGKATGAAVTKSVTPGQQVVKIVHDELIKMLAGEEAADALKIDNPPAPILMVGLQGSGKTTTTAKLAKRLKDREGKRVLMASLDTNRPAAMEQLQILGTQIGVDTLPIVKGESAVQIAKRAKQQATLGGYDVYMLDTAGRLHIDEVLMDEVQAVRDVANPRETLLVVDGLTGQDAVNVATEFDEKVGVSGVVLTRMDGDGRGGAALSMRAVTGKPIRFVGLGEKMDALETFEAERIAGRILGMGDIVALVERAQETLEQEQAERMAKRFQKGLFNMNDMKNQLDQMIKMGGMQGVMGMMPGMSKYAKQAEDAGLNDKTITHQIALINSMTKKERANPQILQASRKKRIAAGAGLEVSDLNKLLKMHRQMSDSMKKLSKMGKGGMMKQAMKMMGGKGGGAPDLANMDPAEVEAAAKAMGGKLPKGGMPGLGGALPPGLSGFGKKK; encoded by the coding sequence ATGTTCGAAAGTCTATCAGAGCGCCTAGGTGGCGTCTTCGACCGGCTGACCAAACAAGGTGCGCTTTCCGCCGATGACGTGAAAACGGCCATGCGCGAAGTGCGCGTCGCGCTTCTCGAAGCCGACGTTTCGCTGCCGGTCGCCCGCCAGTTCATCAAATCTGTCGAGGGCAAGGCCACCGGCGCCGCGGTCACCAAATCGGTCACGCCGGGCCAGCAGGTCGTAAAGATCGTCCATGACGAGCTGATCAAGATGCTCGCGGGCGAAGAGGCCGCCGATGCACTGAAGATCGACAACCCGCCCGCGCCGATCCTGATGGTCGGCCTGCAGGGCTCGGGTAAGACCACCACCACCGCCAAGCTCGCCAAGCGCCTCAAGGACCGCGAAGGCAAGCGCGTGCTGATGGCCTCGCTCGACACCAACCGCCCGGCGGCAATGGAGCAGCTGCAGATTCTCGGCACCCAGATCGGCGTCGACACGCTGCCGATCGTGAAGGGCGAGAGCGCCGTGCAGATCGCCAAGCGCGCGAAGCAGCAGGCGACGCTCGGCGGCTATGACGTCTACATGCTCGACACCGCGGGCCGTCTGCATATCGACGAAGTGCTGATGGACGAGGTTCAGGCGGTGCGCGACGTCGCGAACCCGCGTGAGACGCTCCTCGTCGTCGATGGCCTGACCGGCCAGGACGCGGTCAACGTCGCGACCGAGTTCGACGAGAAGGTCGGCGTCTCGGGCGTCGTGCTGACCCGGATGGACGGCGACGGTCGCGGCGGTGCGGCGCTCTCGATGCGCGCGGTCACCGGCAAGCCGATCCGCTTCGTGGGTCTGGGCGAGAAGATGGACGCGCTCGAGACCTTCGAGGCCGAGCGTATCGCGGGCCGCATCCTCGGTATGGGCGACATCGTCGCCCTCGTGGAGCGCGCGCAGGAAACGCTGGAACAGGAACAGGCGGAGCGCATGGCCAAGCGCTTCCAGAAGGGCCTGTTCAACATGAACGACATGAAGAACCAGCTCGATCAGATGATCAAAATGGGCGGGATGCAGGGCGTCATGGGAATGATGCCGGGCATGTCGAAATACGCCAAGCAGGCCGAAGATGCGGGCCTGAACGACAAGACGATCACCCACCAGATCGCGCTCATCAACTCGATGACCAAGAAAGAGCGCGCCAACCCGCAGATCCTTCAGGCGAGCCGCAAGAAGCGCATCGCGGCGGGCGCAGGTCTCGAGGTCTCCGACCTCAACAAGCTGCTGAAAATGCACCGTCAGATGTCCGACTCGATGAAGAAGCTCTCTAAGATGGGCAAGGGCGGCATGATGAAACAGGCGATGAAGATGATGGGCGGCAAGGGCGGCGGCGCGCCGGATCTGGCCAACATGGATCCCGCCGAGGTCGAAGCCGCCGCCAAGGCGATGGGCGGCAAGCTGCCCAAGGGCGGCATGCCCGGTCTGGGCGGTGCGCTGCCGCCGGGCCTGTCGGGCTTCGGCAAGAAGAAGTGA